CCCGGCGTGTCCACGATGGTGAAGTAGTACTCGTCGGTCTGGAACTCCTGATGGGCGATGTCGATGGTGACGCCGCGCTCGCGCTCCTCGGCGAGGTTGTCCATCACGTACGCGAACTCGAAGCCGCCCTTGCCCTTCTCCTCGGCTTCCTCCTTGTGCTGTTCGATGATGTGCTCCGGTACGCTCCCCGTCTCGTAGAGCAGTCGCCCCACGAGCGTCGATTTCCCGTGGTCAACGTGGCCGATGATGGCCAAGTTCTGGTGCGGTTTCTCTGGCATGGTAACTCTCCCCGTGTGACTCTAGGTGTCGTCTCGCAGAGTCAATATAGCTTCCGACGACCGACCCTCATCTCACGTCCGGCGCGTACCACGCCAGCGCGACACCCAGCACTGCGACGACGCCCGCGACCAAGAACGCCGGTCGGTAGCCCGCGGCGTCGATTATCGCGCCGCCCGCAATCGGCGCGACGAAGGCCCCGAGCAGGCCCACGCTGGTCAGCAGCGAGATGGCCGTGGTCCTGACCGCGGGCGCGACCACCTCCGGGACGTAGGTGTAGAGCAGGCCGATGGAGAGTTGGACCGCGAACCCCGCGACGACGACCAGCGCGACCGCACCGGCGACCCCCGAGACGGCGACGAACCCGACCACGGCGGGCGCGGCCGCGACGAACGCCAGCAGGACGACCGGGCGGCGCTGCCCGCCGAAGAGTCGGTCCGAGACGAGTCCGGCGCTGGTCCGCGAGACGACGCCGACGGCGGGGAACACCGCGGTCAGGAGACCGCTGACCGCGAGCGAGACGCCGAGGCTGTCGTTCAGATAGCTCGGGAGCCAACTGTTGAGGAACAGGTACAGCGAGAACGCCAGAAAGGACAGGCCGTAGAGCGTCCACGCCGCCCCGTTGGTGAACAGGTCGCCGACCTCCTCGCGCGACGGCGTCGCGGTCTCGACGCCGATGCGCCGTCCCTTCGTCGCCACCAGGAAGACGGCGACGCCGACCACCGCGATGGCCGCGAAGACCGGCAGCGTGGCGGCCCACCCGAAGGGGTCGGCGAGCAGGGGACTGCCGAACTGGCCGAGCGCGAACCCGACCGGCGCGCTCGCGGTGAACACCCCGACAGCGGTCGCGCGGACGTCCGGCCCGACGGCCTGCCCGACCAGATTCGTGCCCGCGTTCCAGACCACGACGTAGGAGAACCCGCCCAGAATTCGGGAGGCGACCAGCCACCAGTACGCGCCCGCCGTCGCGGCGACCCAACCCCACGCGCCGGCGACCAAGAGCGCGAGCGCCGCGACGGCGACCGCGCGCCGGACGCGAACCCGGTCGAGGACGACCCCGACCGGGACGCTGGTGACGACCGCGGTCAGGTACATCACGCTGACCAGCCACGACCCCGCGGTCGGCCCGACCCCGAGCGAGTCCCGGACGAGCGGAAGGACGCTGGCGGGCGCGATTTCGTACGCGCCCGCCGCGGCCGAGAGCGTGAAGAGTCCGGCGACGAGGCCGACGGTTCCGCGGCGCGCGCCGGAGGCGTCTGAGTCGTCGGTCACGACGCCCTGTTTTCAGGACAGGTATAAAACTCCGGCTTTGGCGGAAATCTCGGCGCGGGTCCCGCCGCTACTCGCTCTCGGCGGCTTGCCGCCACGCCAAGAGGGCGAACCCGACGAGGAAGAACCCGACCGAAATCGGCATGCCGAGCGAGAACAGCGACGCCGGCACTCCCGGCGGTTGAACCTCGGCGATGACGGCCAACAGCCACCCGGAGAACACGACGGTCCCGGCGTTCGTCCACGTTCGCCAGTGGGCGAGACGCCGGACCGACCACCGGCGGTTTGCGAGTCGTCGCACGAACCGAACTCCGGCCCTCTCTTCCTTATACGTGTCGGAAAACTAACCCTCGCGCTCACTGCTGGATAAGTGTAAGAACTCAAACAAAAATGCTGTTCAGACAACACTTTTTCCGGAGTCGGGCGAAGTCGTCCCATGGCGACTCAGACCTCCCCCGCGAGGGTGATTCGATGACCGTCTGGCGGACCGCCGACCCGGACGCTCGACTGACCGACGCCGACGAACTGGGACCGCCCGAGGAGACGACGCCCGCCGACGCGCAGGCCGCGGTTAACTTCGTCGTCTTCGACCCAGAATGGCTCCCCGAGGACTGTCGGGTCGAGTCGGTCACGCGCCGCCCCGAGCGACCGCCGGGCCGCCCGGCCGACGCGTCTGTCGAGGCGGCGAACCAGACGCCCCACAGCGAGGGCAACCCCTGTAGCCTCCGTACGGTCGTCGCGGGCGAGGACCGCCGACTCAGACTCAAGCAGTTCTGCTACGATTGGGCGCCGCCCGCCGCGAGCGTCGCGCCGCTCTGGCGCACCCCCGAGCCGACGCCCTTCGACTGCGGCGACGCGGTGGGATGGCTCGGCACCGACTACAAGGACAACCGCGGCGCGTGCGTCCAGCGCGACCGGACCCAAATCGAACTATCGGTCACGGCTGGCGAGTTCTCGGACGAGGAGCTAATCGGTCTCCTCGACGGCCTGACGCCCGCCGACCCCGCGGGGGCCAACCGCGTCCGGCGGGTCCCGTTCCACCGATTGAACTACTGGGCGCGCTACAAGGTCCGGCCGCCGGTGGTTCCCCACGGTCTGTGGGACTACGCGCCCGAGCATCCCTACGAGGAGAGCCTCGTCCTCTCGCCGGTCGCGCTCCGCGAGCGCTCGCCGGTCCCCGCGCTCCTCCCGACGGGCGACCGGTTCGTCCTCGACTCGGCGCTCGCGTTCACCGAAGCCGACGCGGTGGAGGCGGTGTTCCGCCACCGGGCGAACGCGAGCGACCACCTCTGGCTGACGGCCGCCGACGCGGGGAGTCCGCTCGCGCCGTCGCTCCCGCCGGAGGCGTCCGACCAGTCGGCCGAGGCCCGGGAGGCAATCGACCTGCGCGAGACGACGGTTCACTGCGCCGCCCTGACCGAGGAGCGGGGCGCGTGGGAAGCGCTCTGGGAGGAAGACGGCGTTCGCTACGCGGTCTGGGCCGGAGCGTCCCAAGAGTTAGACGGTCGAGCGTTCCGGAGCGTCGTGGACTCGCTGGAAGCGCCCTGAGGCGGCGGCTCTCGGCACTACTCGTAGGCGCTCTCGATGCGCTCGAACTGGTCGTCCGACAGCGACACGTCCGTCGCGCCGAGATTCTCCTCCAGTTGGTCGGGCGTCCGCGCGCCGACGATGGGAATGCATTGGAACTCGCGCTGGTCGGCCAACCACCGGAGCGAGACCTGCGCGGGCGTGGCGTCGGTCTCGTCGGCGACGCTCCGAACCTCGTCCAGCACGTCCCACTGGCGCTCGTCGAACCGGTTCTTCCAGTCGTAGAGGTCGCCGCGCGACCCCTCCGGACCGTCGCCGTCGCGCTCGTACTTGCCGGTGAGAAAGCCGCCTTCGAGCGGCGAGTAGGGACAGACCGCGAGGTCGCGGTCGGCGCACACGTCGAGGTACTCCGCCACCGGGTCGCGGTAGGCCGCGTTGAACCGGGGTTGGGTCACCTCGAAGCGTTCGAGTCCCTCCACGTCGCTGGTCCAGAGCGCCTTAGTCAGCTTCCACGCCGACATCGAACTCGCGGCGAGGTAGTTGACTTTCCCCTCGCGCACGAGGTCGTTCAGCGTCCGGAGGGTCTCCTCGACGGGCGTCTCCTCGTCCCAGCGGTGGATGTAGTACACGTCGAGGTAGTCGGTGCCGAGGCGTTCGAGCGTGCCCTCTATCTGGTTCCGGATGTGCTTGCGCGAGAGGCCCCGGTCGTTCGGGCCGTCGCCGACGCCGAAGTAGACCTTCGAGGCCAGCACGAAGTCCTCGCGGTCGTAGTCCGAGAGCCAGTCGCCGATCCACTCCTCGGCGGTGCCGTTGGGGTCGCCGTAGACGTTCGCGGTGTCGAGGAAGTTGATTCCAGCGTCCCACGCGGCGTCGAGCAGGTCGAACGCGGTCGAGCGGTCGGTCTCGACGGTGCCGTCGGTCTCCTTGGCGAAGCGCCACGTGCCGAAGCAGAGTTCCGAGACTTTCGTGCCGGTGGACCCGAGTCGGACGTACTCCATGTTCTCCGTGTCGGTGTTTCCGTCCTTAGTTCTGTGCGTGGAGTCGGCGCGGGCGAACTGGTGGGCCTGGCGCGAGAACGT
The nucleotide sequence above comes from Halorussus limi. Encoded proteins:
- a CDS encoding MFS transporter, translating into MTDDSDASGARRGTVGLVAGLFTLSAAAGAYEIAPASVLPLVRDSLGVGPTAGSWLVSVMYLTAVVTSVPVGVVLDRVRVRRAVAVAALALLVAGAWGWVAATAGAYWWLVASRILGGFSYVVVWNAGTNLVGQAVGPDVRATAVGVFTASAPVGFALGQFGSPLLADPFGWAATLPVFAAIAVVGVAVFLVATKGRRIGVETATPSREEVGDLFTNGAAWTLYGLSFLAFSLYLFLNSWLPSYLNDSLGVSLAVSGLLTAVFPAVGVVSRTSAGLVSDRLFGGQRRPVVLLAFVAAAPAVVGFVAVSGVAGAVALVVVAGFAVQLSIGLLYTYVPEVVAPAVRTTAISLLTSVGLLGAFVAPIAGGAIIDAAGYRPAFLVAGVVAVLGVALAWYAPDVR
- a CDS encoding aldo/keto reductase yields the protein MEYVRLGSTGTKVSELCFGTWRFAKETDGTVETDRSTAFDLLDAAWDAGINFLDTANVYGDPNGTAEEWIGDWLSDYDREDFVLASKVYFGVGDGPNDRGLSRKHIRNQIEGTLERLGTDYLDVYYIHRWDEETPVEETLRTLNDLVREGKVNYLAASSMSAWKLTKALWTSDVEGLERFEVTQPRFNAAYRDPVAEYLDVCADRDLAVCPYSPLEGGFLTGKYERDGDGPEGSRGDLYDWKNRFDERQWDVLDEVRSVADETDATPAQVSLRWLADQREFQCIPIVGARTPDQLEENLGATDVSLSDDQFERIESAYE